One Triticum dicoccoides isolate Atlit2015 ecotype Zavitan chromosome 4B, WEW_v2.0, whole genome shotgun sequence genomic window carries:
- the LOC119294548 gene encoding protein FAR1-RELATED SEQUENCE 5-like: protein MERVAAGSSEQGTPDSEMGDGDNDSVGYGTEMELDPAPTPGSAPAAAYPARPSVHDGVDPFEGMEFDDEEDAWTFYNLYAHRVGFSTRISVMHRSRRDGSIMSRQFVCAKEGFRTYRGKHEQAAALASSPGGPAGADDGGRGGRRTRAVTRVGCKAMIRVKKQDGGKWAITKLETAHNHPLVPQNQAHCLRPHKPLSECGKQRSSSSYGVRRNGGMFLAIEPPTPPTPPVPQTSIIPQPAVVPHYITDGIGNATRVILDYVKRMQAEDPAFFYAMQFVEGHPVGNVFWSDARARTAYKDFGDAVFLDDHCKRSKYELPLVTFTGVNHHCQPVLFGCAVIRDNSEASFAWLFETLLLAMSGQHPVSLTTEYDGAIQSAVHKVLPHTRHRFCRWHILNEAQGKLSDFLNAFPAFYDDFVNCINMSETIDEFEANWEALISKVGSGHNEWLDSMYNCRQQWVPVYLRDTFFGDEPSRQGCMSRSSFFESHITAKTDSQSFIQQYEKALDSCYEREVKEEFETKYSLPDIKTPSPIEKQGADLYTRMLFLRFQQEVIGASVSTLEVAEEHGKACTYKVTTSQGSEKPRMVQFNSSDSSAKCTCQMFECLGIACRHILTVFGAQGVSTLPSQYIMKRWTKNATDRSSDKKPDEVVRVKELKEQRSSTVEDGEQSQTWRYNNLCREALRYAEEGASSVEVYIVAMQALQEAANKVNMAKRGIGQVAAPLAVMPITAQLPECSGKIQDSFGQQKKRKRNSNNPRENSAPNQFMHMQQPSNHLFVGPSTSGGSQGHSQLVAAIPVSSYAQHGQTSGAHNSTDGNMATASVAVDKFHGFSDRDASTTAPSSGNVVQAGETKSSGVASQINESHELPQANGNKGSSVNTVNSTASPQLVTVPIGFCLPSMDNSKMPTAGMNSTNSGGMMSNGNASFGIRQCQSSAQVPATHSEAKALAENTESRATTADSSSIRAAAIAAGARIASPSDAASIIKAAQSKDAIHIRPGESLPNQLKPLAPRPLSSLAPASAPSSAQHLQQPAQNSFGDSTAAKEAIFGSTDGSDGDEYEDEDTDDDDDDDEGEQE from the exons ATGGAGAGGGTGGCGGCGGGGAGCAGCGAGCAGGGGACGCCCGACAGCGAAATGGGCGACGGGGACAACGACAGCGTCGGCTACGGCACGGAGATGGAGCTGGACCCCGCCCCAACCCCCGGCTCCGCCCCCGCCGCGGCCTACCCGGCGCGCCCCAGCGTGCACGACGGGGTGGACCCGTTCGAGGGCATGGAGTTCGACGACGAGGAGGACGCGTGGACCTTCTACAACCTCTACGCGCACCGCGTCGGCTTCAGCACCCGGATCAGCGTGATGCACCGCTCCCGCCGCGACGGCTCCATCATGTCGCGCCAGTTCGTGTGCGCCAAGGAGGGCTTCCGCACCTACCGCGGCAAGCACGAGCAGGCCGCCGCCCTCGCCTCCAGCcccggcggccccgccggcgccgaCGACGGCGGGCGGGGCGGCCGCCGCACCCGCGCCGTCACCAGGGTCGGCTGCAAGGCCATGATCCGGGTCAAGAAGCAGGACGGCGGCAAGTGGGCCATCACCAAGCTCGAGACCGCGCACAACCACCCCCTCGTCCCGCAGAACCAGGCGCACTGCCTGCGCCCGCACAAACCGCTCTCCGAGTGCGGCAAgcagcgctcctcctcctcctatggggTCCGCCGGAATGGAGGAATGTTCCTCGCGATTGAGCCTCCAACGCCTCCCACGCCGCCTGTTCCTCAGACCAGCATCATCCCTCAACCAGCGGTGGTTCCCCATTACATTACGGACGGCATCGGAAATGCCACTCGGGTGATCCTGGATTATGTCAAGCGCATGCAAGCTGAGGACCCGGCCTTCTTCTACGCAATGCAGTTCGTCGAGGGCCATCCGGTGGGGAATGTCTTTTGGTCCGATGCCAGAGCAAGGACGGCGTACAAGGACTTTGGGGACGCCGTTTTCTTGGACGACCACTGCAAAAGAAGCAAGTATGAGCTCCCTCTCGTTACATTCACCGGAGTCAATCACCATTGCCAGCCAGTCCTGTTTGGGTGTGCGGTCATCAGGGATAACTCTGAGGCGTCGTTTGCTTGGCTGTTTGAAACACTTCTCTTGGCAATGTCTGGTCAGCACCCTGTGTCTCTCACCACGGAGTATGATGGCGCCATACAATCGGCTGTCCATAAGGTTCTTCCTCACACCAGGCACCGATTCTGCAGGTGGCACATCTTGAATGAAGCCCAGGGTAAGCTATCAGATTTCTTAAATGCATTCCCGGCCTTTTATGATGATTTTGTCAATTGCATCAACATGTCTGAAACAATTGATGAGTTTGAAGCAAATTGGGAGGCATTGATTTCTAAGGTTGGGTCTGGGCATAACGAGTGGCTTGATTCAATGTACAATTGCCGGCAGCAGTGGGTCCCGGTATACTTGAGGGACACATTCTTTGGAGACGAGCCATCAAGGCAGGGGTGTATGAGCAGGAGCTCGTTTTTTGAATCTCACATCACTGCTAAAACTGATTCACAGTCGTTCATTCAGCAGTATGAAAAGGCTCTCGACAGTTGTTATGAGAGGGAGGTGAAGGAAGAATTCGAAACAAAGTATTCGCTTCCAGATATCAAGACACCATCCCCTATCGAGAAGCAAGGGGCAGACTTGTACACAAGGATGCTGTTTTTGAGGTTCCAACAGGAGGTGATTGGTGCCTCTGTTTCTACTCTGGAAGTGGCAGAGGAGCATGGTAAGGCTTGCACATACAAAGTGACCACATCTCAAGGAAGTGAGAAGCCTCGTATGGTTCAATTCAATTCTTCTGATAGTTCTGCAAAATGTACCTGTCAGATGTTTGAATGTCTTGGTATTGCCTGTAGGCATATTCTTACCGTCTTTGGTGCACAAGGTGTATCTACACTTCCTTCTCAGTACATCATGAAAAGATGGACCAAAAATGCCACAGATAGAAGCTCGGACAAGAAACCTGACGAAGTTGTTAGAGTTAAAGAGCTCAAGGAGCAAAGAAGTAGTACTGTTGAGGATGGCGAGCAATCTCAGACATGGCGCTACAACAATTTGTGTCGTGAAGCACTTAGGTATGCTGAAGAAGGAGCATCATCTGTAGAGGTTTATATTGTGGCAATGCAAGCTCTTCAAGAGGCTGCTAACAAAGTCAATATGGCCAAGAGAGGGATTGGACAAGTAGCAGCACCATTGGCAGTGATGCCAATTACAGCGCAGCTACCAGAATGTTCTGGAAAAATCCAGGATAGTTTTGGTCAGCAAAAGAAGAGGAAAAGGAATTCAAACAACCCAAGAGAGAACTCCGCACCGaatcaatttatgcatatgcagcaACCTAGTAATCACCTCTTTGTTGGTCCCAGTACATCAGGTGGTTCACAAGGGCATAGTCAGCTAGTTGCTGCAATTCCTGTTTCTTCCTATGCACAACATGGGCAAACGTCGGGTGCACATAACTCAACCGATGGCAACATGGCAACTGCTTCTGTAGCtgttgacaagtttcatggattctCAGACCGAGATGCATCAACAACAGCACCTTCTTCAGGAAATGTTGTGCAAGCAGGAGAAACTAAATCTTCAGGGGTCGCTTCACAAATTAACGAG AGTCATGAACTGCCCCAAGCTAATGGAAACAAGGGAAGCAGCGTAAATACGGTAAATTCTACGGCTTCACCACAGCTTGTGACCGTTCCAATTGGATTCTGCCTGCCCTCAATGGACAACTCCAAGATGCCTACTG CTGGGATGAATTCTACAAACTCTGGCGGCATGATGAGTAATGGCAATGCATCATTTGGCATTCGCCAATGTCAATCTTCTGCGCAAGTGCCCGCCACACACTCGGAGGCAAAAGCACTGGCAGAAAACACCGAGTCACGGGCAACTACTGCCGACAGCTCTTCTATAAGGGCAGCAGCCATCGCGGCGGGGGCGCGCATTGCATCCCCATCTGACGCAGCTTCAATCATAAAAGCAGCACAGTCGAAAGATGCGATCCACATCAGGCCTGGGGAAAGCCTTCCAAACCAGCTGAAGCCATTAGCCCCCAGGCCACTCTCCTCGCTAGCACCAGCCAGCGCGCCCAGTTCGGCGCAGCATctgcagcagcctgcacaaaacagCTTCGGCGATTCTACCGCAGCCAAGGAAGCGATTTTCGGCTCCACAGATGGCAGTGACGGCGACGAGTACGAAGACGAGGacactgacgacgacgacgacgacgacgaaggggAGCAAGAGTGA